The DNA segment TATTTGACATTAATAAATATAAAacatcattttatgcatcaacaatgtaattatgcattaatagggctagtattgcaaatatatgcaaattaacttaaaaaatgtaaatgcaattataaaaatgcactaaaaatatttaaataatattttggcaaaaatataaaatttagatgactaaatcaccacaaaaaaataatttgaaggataattattggaaatcttataagtaaaaagggaagaaataaatcaatttgaagcctttaaaattatagaaaaaattataaaaatgcttatgcatgcttatatatgcatatatgctattttgaaagtatatatatatgtattaaaaatataagaaaaaattgggtatcaacagttgcccctctttacccgagaaggatgaaagaattttcgggtaaagaaatgatggccaattttgaccggacaggatgttttgaaagacagaggtcgGACTTCAGTCTTCgaattgcctacatatccctagttttacaggaatcaggccatgtgtagttttgAATTCATCGgtggaatataccgatgaagtcatttcaAGAATGGGCACGGGATGCAAAAGTGGCTATGGTGAGCGGTTGAGGTTTGagacagttgaaggaactggagtgaGGTCGCTCCTGTTAGGATAGCAGTTTTTTActggtcacctgcagataaaAAGATGCTACGAACATGTATTTGTACGAagatttaaacatgatgcagattctcttttggaccatgaaagttgtctttggacgattAGAGATGACGTCTTTggaccatgacatcctgggccatgaattgtttagtgaggtattgacaggccatgaaatgatgttctcgggctatgaaaaatggtgcctccgaacaatgacgcatTTGAAttatgatatgcaaatttgagggatcctcaggccatggcatggtgtcttctggctatgaggatgatgccttttagactatgttTAGCCCATGATATGCAGCAAACATGATGTTaataagacaaggcttagtcttgtgaaatgaagggcagagcttagcccgattgaaaagcaaatagatagtactagAAATTGCGCAATGTTTGTGCGAAgtgggacagtgcttagtcccatgcagatggggaggcaaggattagccttagcaaatagggaggcaaggattaacctcatgcatgtgtggaggcaaggattagccttatgcaaatagggggcaaggattagccttatgcaagtatggaggcaaggattagccttatgcaaatagggggAAAGGGttaacctcatgcaagtatggaggcaaggattagcctcatgcaaatgtggaggcagagattagcctcatgcaaatatagaggcaaggattagcctcatgcagatatggaggaaggattagccttatgcaagtatagaggcaaggattagcctcatgcaagtacggaggcagggattagcctcatgcaagtacggaggtagggattagcctcatgcaagtatagaggcagggattagcctcatgcaaatatagaggcatggattagcctcatgcaaatatggaggcagggactagcctcatgcagttatagaggcaaggattagcctcatgcagatatggaggcaaggattatcttCATACaagtagggaggtagggattagtctcatgcgagtagggaggtagggattagcctcatggaagtagggtggcagggattagccttatgcaagtatggaggcagggattagcctaatgaaattatggaggcagggattagcctcatgcaaatatggaggcagggattagcctcatgcatgtagggaggcaaggattagcctcatgcaagtatgagaCAGGGATTTGCCTCATGcaagatagggaggcagggattagcctcatgcagagaacaagtagccaataagagtagtatatgtcttagaTGGAGATGTATATTCGGTGtttgatggcctgattgatagtaaTCTTGCTACGTGCATATATTTGCAGATGTTATCGTtacgtcagatgtgcctgcgttcaaagaaaaattgtaagttctgtgagggggaggttggttcgtgacCTCGTGTACTGTCCTTATTTTGCTCCATTATGGAGGCCTTTTTGAGGGCCCCTtggtaacacctgactgttacgaaaataatttttttgaaaaatatgcaatcaTTGATAAAAATTGAGTCATTTTACAAaagtattgatatatcaagtaattttagatgaactagtgactgtaacacatctcaaaggcattgcagctctcttatattgaaattttgagggtcctcctcaaaattctgccccagtttggtagatgattttttGACCGTTTGCAGATAATAGGCTTTGCTGAACCttcttcgaaattttgagaatccttctcaaaattctgcccagtttcttaaccaatttctgacttttTGGCATGCGATGGCGTCGactggacttgctccagaattttcaGGGTCCTCCTCAAACTTTTGCCCCGGTTTTTGATCTTGggaaaaatggaaattttattatgatatgaccgaacccatatggctacctacgtatcccctatcaaacgggaatcaggtcaagcgtagttcaattacatcagatgaggaaatgtaaataagtatagtatctcttgactgcgtttgaattgattggttttggccagatttctccatccatttctgcaagtatgagtgcttttcctgtcagcaccctgtgaaccatgtacggaccttgccagttgggagggAATTTCTCCTTGGCTTCaacttgatgtgggaagatcttcttcagcaccaactgacctggtgcaaattgccttggtttgaccattttgttgaaagctctgaacattctgttctgataaagttggccgtgacactacattcatcctctttctatcgataagggccaattgttcatagcgactccttatccactttacatcgctgagttcagcttcttgtatgattcttaaagaaggaatctctatctTAGTTGGGATGACATCCTCGGTACCGTAAActaacatatagggagttgccctaaTGGATGTGCGAgctgtggtgcggtaccccaataaagcaaaaggtagcttctcatgccattgtttgtggttctctaccatcttccttagtatcttcttgatgtttctgTTGGcgacttctacggctccattcatctgaggtctataggctgtggaattcttgtgcttgatttttaaagtttcacacatagctttcatcggATTACTATTgcgattggcggcattatcagtaacaatggactcgggaactccgaatcgaaAAATAATAtgatctttgacaaagtctgcgatgactttcttggttagaGCTTTGTAGGATGCGGTCTCTACCCATTTtgggaagtaatcaatggccaccagaataaacctatgtccgtttgaagcagtgggctcaatcggaccaataacatccatcccccaaaAGGTGAATGGCCAAGGAGAGCTTGTTACATTGAGATcgtttggtggcacttttatcatatcggcatgcacctggaattgaaagcatttgcggacatactggatgcaatcggTCTCCATGGTCATCGAgaagtaaccggccctaagtatcttcttagccaagacaaagccattcatgtGCACTCCATAGGTCCCGGCAagtacatcctcaagtagcttagaagcttcctttgcgtcgacacatcttagtaaacccaaattaggagttcttctatacaagtttcctccactgtggaagaagtgattggacaatatccggagtgtgcatttctaagtgtgatttgcatgctccggatattctcccttTGATAAATACCCCTTGATGTCATGGAGCCAAGGCTTTCCATTTGTTTCTTCTTTAACAAGGGCACAATATGCCAGCTGATTATagatcctcaccggaatgggatcagtataattcttatctggatgttgtatcatagatgacaaggtagccaatgcatcggcgaacgcATTCTGAATTTTGGGCACATGTCTAAATTGTATCTTCGTGAAGCTCTTTCTCagttcctgcacatggtgcagatatgaaaacatcttggaattcttggtggcccactctccttttacctggtgcacaagcaaatctgaatcaccgatcaccagcaactcctgaatgttcaagTCGATTGCCatattgagccctagtatgcaggcttcatactccgccatgttgttggtgtagggaaatctgagtttagaagataccagataatgttgacccatttctGAAACCAAAACTGCtctaatgcccactcctttgaaatttgcagccccgtcaaagaacatcctccaacaaTCGTATGCTTTGGTAATGTCTTCTCTTACgaacgacacttcttcatcaggaaaagaAGTTTTCAAAGCTTCGTATGCTCgccccaccggattttcagcaaggtgatctgccaatgcttttCCTTTAAccaccttttgagttacgtagacgatattgagctcacttaacagtatctgccatttggccaactttccagtcggcatgggtttctggaatatgtactttagagggtccatcttggatatgaggtatgtagtgtatgcacagaagtagtgcctcaatttctgagctgtctaggtcaaagcacaacaagtgcattccagtaaagagtaccgtgcttcgtaaggtgtgaactccTTACTCAGGaagtatatggcctgctcctttcttcctgtctcgtcatgttgtcccaaaacacattcgaaggctccatccaatacagatagatagagtagcaaaagTCGTCCTAGTTCtcgcgggaccagaactggtagtgtagacaggtactccttgatcttgtcaaaagctttctgaccatcctctatccagcttgtttcggcatctttccttagcatcttgaagatgggttcacatatgactgtggactatgctatgaatcgactgatatagttgagacgtcctaggaagctcatcacgtcctttttgctcatAGGTGGCGGTAGTTCCTGAATAGCATTGACTTTGGACGGATCCAGCTCGGTCCCCCGACGATTGACAATGAATACCAGTAATTTTCCTAcgggaaccctgaatgcacattttgtggggttcagtttcaagttatacctccttagcctgtcaaagaactttctcaagtcctcTATGTGGTCTGcgaccttcttggatttgataatgatgtcgtccacatacacctctatttccttgtgtatcatatgatggaagatggttgtcatggctctcatgtaagtagacCCAGCATTTTTCAGACCGAATGGCTTCATTTTCTAGCAATATACACCCCAAGGTATAATAAAATCTATATTCTCTACATCTTTTTCGTCCATCCAGAATTGGTGATAACCCACGAAGaaatctacaaaggattagagttcatgtttggtgcaattatcgatcaagatgtatatatttggcagtgggaagtcttCCTTAGGatttgctttgtttaaatcccgatagtcaacacatactctgactttcccatccttATTCAGAACTGACATAATGCTAGCTAACtaagttgggtactcaaccaccctgagaactttggctttaatCTGCTTACTAACTTCCTCCTTAATTTTCAAGCTCATGTccggtttgaactttctgagtttctgctttactggcggacacatgggattagtaggcaacttgtgagccactatagacgtgctcaagccgatcatgtcgtcatatgaccatgcaaaaatgtcctcatatttaTTTAGAAAACggatgtattcttccttctctgttggtgacaagtgaatgctgatgtgaGTCTCCTTAACGGTCTcgacgtctcccaaatttactgcttcggtttcgtccaaattggacttaggcttattctcaaaattttcaacctccctgacaatttcctcgagtatctcatcttcttcatctgaatcagtattctcatgttgcgttgcctcattacatgtcacagtcactagttcatcaggaaaagtaataataacgctgtaAAATGAGAAAGTGTAAAAATAgcaatgaataataaagagcaaatacaTTTGATTAAAACCGAAAAATCATTTAGACAAGTACGACTCGATGAATCgagaatttattttgaaaaaagtaaatcaaaattactgtaaatcttaaatgcctagaatggctatagaagtaacatctgccaagctacccagggactcgacgggctcgggatggtgtggcggtccagttcttgagaacaactccctcCTTTATGGTCTGAATAGTGagaccttcttcctcctcctccttaattATGGCACTGTAGTCCATGTCTTCGTCGTCCAAGAACAAATTTTTCAACCCAACTAGTGCTTCCTCAACTGCAGTCCCCCATatcgtatcagcttggtgaaaagcttgttctaggcatggcactggttgctcgagagggtaatatggtccgtgccatggaggtgaccaatcATTGTATTTTTGTCATGTGTACTGATATccaagcccaaaggtggtaccatgattctTCAGCTGTATCTGtttagtgataccttggaggttctttcccaaccctttgccgggttcgtATCCAGACCAGGCTAATATACTTTCTATTTTActgctccaccatttatccttctcgacggcGTTGTCCCATtcaatgtggtgataggtttcccctcctagccttcttctatgtccaatagtcaggatggtttgactagtgtaaatgggttTACTCCCATCTctatgaatgatcacctcctgacgattccattcaaacttcatggcttgatgtagtgtggagggaACGGCTCCAACGACATGGATCCAGGGTcggcccaatagaagattatatgaggctggtatgtcaagcacctgaaactcgacgtcgaaccaagtttgccccatctgcaagcaaagattgatttccccgattgtgaccctttgggacccatcgaaagctttcatattcatgcttcctacccataTTTCATGAAAGCCTTTGTCCAACTTTTCCAGAGTgtccaacagacaaatattgaggcttgaacctccatcaacaaAGAcactggcaatgaatttgtctacaaaattgcactgtaatatgcaatgctcgattgtgattcaacccctcaggtggcagctcatcttcatggaagatgatcttatgactttctagtacttgtcctaccatattggccatttctctgctagtgatgttattgggtacataagcctcactcagcactttcattaaagcattcttatgtgcctctgaattttgcaacagtgacaagatagatatctgagcagg comes from the Nicotiana sylvestris chromosome 4, ASM39365v2, whole genome shotgun sequence genome and includes:
- the LOC138890099 gene encoding uncharacterized protein; translated protein: MPTGKLAKWQILLSELNIVYVTQKVVKGKALADHLAENPVGRAYEALKTSFPDEEVSFVREDITKAYDCWRMFFDGAANFKGVGIRAVLVSEMGQHYLVSSKLRFPYTNNMAEYEACILGLNMAIDLNIQELLVIGDSDLLVHQVKGEWATKNSKMFSYLHHVQELRKSFTKIQFRHVPKIQNAFADALATLSSMIQHPDKNYTDPIPVRIYNQLAYCALVKEETNGKPWLHDIKGYLSKGEYPEHANHT